A window from Roseburia sp. 499 encodes these proteins:
- a CDS encoding EFR1 family ferrodoxin (N-terminal region resembles flavodoxins. C-terminal ferrodoxin region binds two 4Fe-4S clusters.) → MIFYFSGTGNSQYVAKAIGDATNDITINITKSEINKNTEYILREGENLGFVFPIYWWGMPMLVEEFVRKMKIKVKDNNYIYGVSTYGLEAHNGLKDLEKLLLKKDMYLDATYEVKMVDNYVVGYDIAGKEKQEEICQKARAKTEKIIHDIEEQKQTKIGDIIGTTIKPIVHKAYKCTDHRKKFYVTEECTGCGYCEKNCPCQAIVMENNKPVWKENCSFCLKCIHSCPRQAVQHGKGTIKRSRYVFGENLEKFIS, encoded by the coding sequence ATGATTTTTTATTTTAGCGGAACAGGAAATTCTCAGTATGTAGCAAAAGCAATTGGGGATGCAACTAACGATATAACAATTAACATAACCAAGTCTGAAATAAACAAGAACACAGAATACATATTGAGAGAAGGGGAAAATTTAGGCTTTGTTTTTCCAATTTATTGGTGGGGGATGCCGATGCTGGTGGAAGAGTTTGTACGGAAAATGAAGATAAAGGTGAAAGATAACAATTATATTTATGGAGTTTCTACTTATGGACTGGAAGCGCATAATGGTCTTAAGGATTTAGAAAAACTTTTATTAAAAAAAGATATGTATTTGGATGCAACCTATGAAGTCAAGATGGTAGACAATTATGTGGTGGGTTATGATATTGCAGGAAAAGAAAAACAGGAGGAAATTTGTCAAAAAGCAAGAGCAAAGACAGAAAAAATCATTCATGATATAGAGGAACAAAAGCAAACAAAAATAGGAGATATAATTGGAACAACTATAAAACCAATTGTTCATAAGGCATATAAATGTACAGATCATAGAAAAAAATTTTATGTAACAGAAGAATGTACAGGATGTGGATATTGCGAGAAAAATTGTCCGTGTCAGGCTATTGTTATGGAAAATAATAAACCGGTGTGGAAAGAGAATTGTTCTTTTTGTTTAAAGTGTATCCATAGTTGCCCAAGGCAGGCAGTGCAGCATGGGAAAGGAACGATAAAGCGAAGTAGATATGTTTTTGGAGAAAATTTAGAAAAATTCATTAGTTAA
- a CDS encoding transporter suffix domain-containing protein, protein MKNKKYTGIQKVGLGMVIVSCVLFALLPFNVCLPLSACVITGITAVMWGSSEILFYAGGALLGKSLMDALKEKISFKHIICKKGKKS, encoded by the coding sequence ATGAAAAATAAAAAATATACAGGAATCCAAAAAGTGGGATTAGGAATGGTTATAGTTTCTTGTGTTTTGTTTGCCCTATTGCCGTTCAATGTGTGTTTACCACTTTCTGCTTGTGTGATTACGGGAATTACAGCTGTAATGTGGGGGAGTAGTGAGATTTTATTTTATGCAGGCGGAGCACTTTTGGGTAAAAGTCTTATGGACGCGTTGAAAGAGAAAATAAGTTTTAAACACATTATATGTAAGAAAGGTAAAAAGTCATGA
- a CDS encoding MarR family winged helix-turn-helix transcriptional regulator codes for MEEKFALLVNLLWGECIRNLGKTLGETEQSKFTNNDYYYLYVIESLGEPNFSTIASALNLTKPGVTAIVRKLCNMGLVVKNQSEEDKRVYFVSLTQKGKDILNGDREVYRGVTEAIGNFCKTKEEQQFIENVLQMLVEKMEEKKE; via the coding sequence ATGGAGGAAAAGTTTGCGCTTCTGGTTAATTTACTATGGGGAGAATGCATTCGTAATTTGGGTAAAACACTGGGCGAGACAGAACAGAGTAAGTTTACCAATAATGATTATTATTATTTGTATGTAATCGAATCCTTGGGAGAACCTAATTTTTCCACGATAGCATCAGCACTAAATCTTACAAAGCCGGGAGTCACAGCGATTGTACGAAAGCTGTGTAATATGGGATTAGTTGTAAAAAATCAGTCAGAAGAGGACAAGAGGGTATATTTTGTATCACTGACACAAAAGGGGAAGGATATTCTGAATGGGGATCGGGAGGTGTATCGTGGTGTAACAGAAGCGATAGGGAATTTTTGCAAAACAAAAGAAGAACAACAATTTATAGAAAATGTATTACAGATGTTAGTGGAAAAAATGGAAGAAAAGAAGGAGTAA
- a CDS encoding ABC transporter permease, with translation MEKYITWYRLLLKTWEKRKSSWLQLAGMVLVVLLIGQIRIPDINNTVIGLCNKDGKFAQDIVDELQNGESVFQFEVYENEEEMQQEVLTGKLESGFIFEKGLEQDLKKGKKKKLITSITTPLTTKGAVARETVFAAFLERYSEEILLEQEEQVFGRESEEISEALLEKNQEFLNSDELFRIDFEEVAGNAKGTENTSSTFPVRGMAVLLIFVMILIEHGKKFEQRDCMFEKALTKREEICFEFLRYVSAATVPALACLILIFSTGNGAFILKEILGMMLFVVVLGIWMLFVGKLFRNGTTYASWIMTLVVGNLLLCPVFMNVAEYVPALGYLGCFFPVGIYLRLF, from the coding sequence ATGGAAAAATACATAACTTGGTATCGGCTCTTGTTGAAGACCTGGGAAAAAAGGAAAAGTAGCTGGTTGCAACTTGCGGGAATGGTGTTGGTAGTGCTTTTGATTGGGCAAATTAGAATTCCGGACATCAATAATACGGTGATTGGTCTTTGTAATAAAGATGGGAAATTTGCACAAGATATCGTAGATGAGCTTCAGAATGGGGAAAGCGTATTTCAATTCGAAGTTTATGAAAACGAGGAAGAGATGCAGCAGGAGGTACTTACCGGAAAGTTGGAGAGTGGCTTCATTTTTGAAAAAGGGCTGGAACAAGACCTGAAAAAAGGGAAAAAGAAGAAACTGATTACATCAATTACAACACCGCTCACGACGAAGGGAGCAGTTGCGCGGGAAACCGTGTTTGCGGCATTTTTGGAACGATATAGTGAAGAGATTCTGCTAGAGCAGGAAGAACAGGTTTTTGGAAGAGAAAGCGAAGAGATTTCCGAGGCTTTGTTAGAAAAAAATCAAGAATTTTTGAACAGTGATGAGCTATTTCGCATTGACTTTGAAGAAGTTGCAGGGAATGCAAAGGGAACAGAGAATACATCATCTACCTTTCCTGTTCGTGGAATGGCAGTATTGCTTATTTTTGTAATGATATTGATTGAACATGGGAAGAAGTTTGAACAGCGGGATTGTATGTTTGAAAAAGCCTTGACGAAAAGAGAGGAAATATGTTTTGAATTTCTTCGGTATGTATCGGCAGCTACGGTGCCGGCGCTTGCCTGCCTGATTTTGATTTTTTCAACAGGAAATGGAGCATTTATTCTAAAAGAGATTTTAGGAATGATGTTGTTTGTAGTTGTCTTAGGAATTTGGATGCTTTTTGTTGGAAAACTTTTCCGAAATGGAACGACATATGCCTCTTGGATTATGACGTTAGTGGTTGGCAACTTGTTGCTTTGTCCGGTATTTATGAATGTGGCAGAGTATGTTCCGGCGTTAGGGTATCTTGGATGCTTTTTCCCGGTGGGAATTTATTTGAGATTATTTTGA
- a CDS encoding ABC transporter permease: MRTFFTYFLLEYKKSIKVLLKSFGSTLMMLILIIAGTCAVSHFVFQSRIFEPVKVGMVVDEEDEKVKIITKVVSTMESVESICDFVYVDETEAKKLLAQNELAAAIVLPEDFYEDVDNGYNTPVTVYVSEEASLNQKVFQELLTDGVSLLRTSEAGVYSMLHVGKEYSAELSQRKIGDVISEIYIEEAFYRGRVFALNVCSALGEMELHEYYFSAAITLFLLMTGLNCSFLYRKKTKAVEDKLKISGVGPWKISIIKIVIMANLLWLLSVVFYGVACFISEKMNVSLFLFDGQTLLYLIPQCLAIAAYFHMLYAVSGKNGQGAVIVFAVNVFMILCSGSVIPVAYLPEIAGKIGKYLPLSFWNQYAAQAVFGQINAELLLVQAVIVLAATGIGAVASWKNT, encoded by the coding sequence ATGAGAACATTTTTCACCTATTTTTTACTTGAATATAAAAAAAGCATCAAGGTACTGTTGAAGTCATTCGGCAGTACCTTGATGATGCTAATACTGATAATTGCCGGTACATGTGCAGTGAGTCATTTTGTATTTCAGTCCCGTATATTTGAGCCGGTAAAGGTCGGAATGGTAGTTGATGAAGAAGACGAAAAGGTAAAGATAATTACCAAAGTAGTTTCAACTATGGAGAGCGTAGAAAGTATCTGTGATTTTGTGTATGTGGATGAGACAGAGGCAAAGAAACTTTTAGCACAGAATGAGCTTGCAGCAGCCATTGTTTTGCCGGAAGATTTTTATGAAGATGTAGATAATGGTTATAATACTCCGGTTACGGTATATGTTTCAGAAGAGGCTTCGTTGAACCAAAAGGTGTTTCAGGAATTGCTGACAGATGGAGTTTCACTGCTTCGTACATCAGAAGCGGGGGTTTACTCCATGCTTCATGTAGGTAAGGAATATTCGGCAGAATTGTCTCAGCGTAAAATTGGTGATGTGATTTCTGAAATATACATAGAGGAAGCTTTTTACCGTGGACGCGTTTTTGCTTTGAATGTGTGTTCTGCATTGGGGGAAATGGAACTTCATGAATACTATTTCAGTGCGGCTATTACCTTATTTCTTCTGATGACCGGTTTGAATTGCAGCTTTTTATATCGGAAAAAGACCAAGGCTGTCGAGGATAAATTGAAAATATCCGGTGTGGGACCATGGAAGATTTCTATCATAAAGATTGTGATAATGGCAAATCTTTTGTGGTTGCTTAGTGTGGTCTTTTATGGAGTGGCATGTTTTATTTCGGAAAAAATGAATGTCTCTCTTTTTCTGTTTGATGGGCAGACGTTGTTATATTTGATTCCGCAGTGTCTTGCTATTGCGGCATATTTTCATATGTTGTATGCTGTTTCAGGTAAAAATGGACAAGGGGCAGTGATTGTTTTTGCAGTTAATGTTTTTATGATTTTGTGTTCTGGTTCTGTGATACCGGTAGCCTATCTACCTGAGATTGCAGGAAAAATAGGAAAATATTTGCCTTTATCCTTTTGGAATCAGTATGCTGCTCAAGCAGTTTTCGGGCAAATTAATGCAGAATTATTATTGGTACAGGCAGTGATTGTGCTGGCTGCAACAGGGATAGGAGCGGTAGCGTCATGGAAAAATACATAA
- the ccmA gene encoding heme ABC exporter ATP-binding protein CcmA, giving the protein MVEVSHLQKKYGKKVILEDISFQANCGERIAIVGKNGCGKSTLMRIMSGIMKPDGGEILYFGENALRKKKVFRDYCGYVPQENPLIEELSVKDNLRLWGKGNREITEKLTELLQLQDMMHIPVEKLSGGMKRRVSIACALMNMPPVILMDEPTTALDLYYKEGIHKWMESYQKMNGIIIMTTHDEQEIMECDRCLVMKEGKITELPKKERTIEKVKAYICK; this is encoded by the coding sequence ATGGTGGAAGTTTCACATTTACAAAAAAAATACGGGAAAAAGGTCATTTTAGAGGATATTAGTTTTCAGGCAAACTGCGGGGAACGGATTGCTATCGTAGGAAAGAACGGTTGTGGGAAGTCTACCCTGATGCGTATTATGTCTGGAATCATGAAGCCTGATGGCGGTGAGATTCTGTATTTTGGCGAAAATGCATTAAGAAAAAAGAAAGTTTTTCGAGACTATTGTGGTTATGTTCCCCAAGAGAATCCATTGATTGAAGAATTATCGGTAAAGGATAATCTGAGGTTGTGGGGGAAAGGGAATAGAGAAATAACGGAAAAGCTGACAGAACTTTTGCAATTACAGGATATGATGCATATACCTGTAGAAAAACTTTCGGGCGGAATGAAGCGTAGAGTAAGTATTGCCTGCGCATTGATGAATATGCCACCTGTGATTTTGATGGATGAGCCAACCACAGCATTGGACTTGTATTACAAAGAAGGAATACATAAGTGGATGGAAAGCTATCAGAAAATGAATGGCATTATTATTATGACGACTCATGACGAACAAGAGATTATGGAATGTGACAGATGTCTTGTAATGAAGGAAGGAAAAATTACAGAATTACCGAAAAAGGAGCGAACCATAGAAAAGGTAAAAGCATACATTTGTAAGTAA
- a CDS encoding cysteine hydrolase family protein — translation MEKQVLVVVDMQKDFINGALGTNEAAEIVPKVEEKIKDFKGEIIFTRDTHFDNYSETQEGQKLPVPHCIKGTEGWKIEKRLEKLRTPDMKVFDKLTFGSVELAEYLKGKKELESVTLIGLCTDICVISNALLIKAFLPEVKVIVEEKCCAGVTPQSHSNALEAMKMCQIEIA, via the coding sequence ATGGAAAAACAGGTTTTGGTAGTAGTAGACATGCAAAAGGATTTTATCAACGGGGCATTAGGAACCAATGAAGCAGCGGAAATTGTTCCGAAGGTAGAGGAAAAAATTAAAGATTTTAAGGGAGAAATTATATTTACAAGAGATACGCACTTTGACAATTACAGTGAAACGCAGGAAGGACAGAAGCTTCCGGTACCACACTGTATTAAGGGAACAGAAGGATGGAAGATTGAGAAACGATTAGAAAAGCTAAGAACACCGGATATGAAAGTGTTTGATAAGTTGACATTTGGTTCTGTGGAATTGGCAGAGTATTTAAAAGGAAAAAAGGAATTGGAAAGCGTTACTTTGATAGGACTTTGTACTGATATTTGTGTTATTTCCAATGCACTTTTGATAAAAGCATTTTTACCGGAAGTAAAAGTTATAGTAGAAGAGAAATGCTGTGCAGGTGTTACACCACAAAGTCACAGTAATGCATTGGAAGCTATGAAAATGTGCCAGATTGAGATTGCTTAG
- a CDS encoding FtsX-like permease family protein, with protein MKKAFRKNIFRTIKKSLGRYMAIFAIIALGVGFFAGLKTTKPAMLKTGQEYIREQKMYDYRFLSTWGFEEEEISGIANLDGIEKAEGAYWEDFIYLNEAGEESCLKALSITTQVNQLIVTAGRMPERAEECVVDAYYYSGDMIGKKIAISSENSLDIKDSFAYDTYTVTGLVRSPLYMNSERGTTTIGNGKIDAFVFIPQEGFSFDYYKEVYACGDMKNVAFTDEYQKEIDDHTDTVEQGVTSVIEARYVKEIAEAKEEIADARQELAEKTAEAQQELLDAKSELEEGEAALTQGKQELQEAKNTLAEKEQELREGEVALAEGENALAKAEQELTEGEAALAEGEVQYQKGLAEYQAGLAAYQQGLAGLERSRSQYEQAKSQKEQLELAGLGDALNQNEMYLALKQAVEEFEANELQLRETKVQLDVANAQLIESRAKLDASQSQLAAGRQQLEANHEKLTGSRVQIADGKSQIENGKNEIIQAEQEIAENEKTLADGWKEYEDGVTELENETTKAEQKIADAEEELAAVEEPKAYILNRSMNVGYASFEGDVNIVEAVAKVFPVFFFLIAALVCSTTMTRMVDDERTQIGTLRALGYTEGAILSKYIIYSGSAAGIGTAIGYFLGSRLFPMAIWIAYGMLYGFTDTVITVDNVWLFLLSLLVALLCSVGTTFMACRLELAHTPADLIRPKAPSAGKRILLEKISIVWKHLKFLHKVSARNIFRFKKRMIMMILGIAGCTSLVIAGFGVKDSVSNIVNNQYDEILQYDISATYTKAITKAVLEEIEEQFGKAITGSAVLQEASADAPYENGSKTVTLLVSEDAKINQCVNFHLDEKSVELPKKGEILIDNRLAEVLSLKIGDEVTLQVGEKNTKPLKVAGIFENYAYYYAYVTAETYEEYFGEIFEPKTIYFALEEGADAYQIASYLSDMKNASNMTIIEDMKLRVQNMMESMNYIVVLIICCAAALAFIVLFNLGNINISERVREIATLKVLGFYPRETGAYVFRENMVLSIMGIIFGVPLGKLLHRFVMLQIKIDMVSFEINIRPQSYLYSVIAVLGFTLCVDIIMRRKINRINMAESLKSIE; from the coding sequence ATGAAAAAGGCTTTTCGTAAAAATATTTTTCGAACCATAAAAAAGAGTCTGGGCAGGTATATGGCCATTTTTGCTATTATTGCATTGGGAGTAGGATTTTTTGCCGGATTAAAGACCACTAAGCCTGCTATGCTTAAGACCGGACAGGAGTATATACGAGAACAGAAAATGTATGATTATCGTTTCCTGTCTACTTGGGGTTTTGAGGAAGAAGAGATATCAGGTATAGCGAATTTGGATGGAATAGAGAAAGCAGAAGGGGCTTATTGGGAAGATTTTATTTATCTTAATGAAGCTGGGGAAGAGAGCTGCCTAAAGGCTCTTTCCATTACCACACAGGTCAACCAACTGATAGTGACAGCCGGAAGAATGCCGGAGCGTGCAGAGGAATGCGTGGTAGATGCTTATTATTATTCTGGGGATATGATAGGGAAGAAGATTGCAATTTCTTCAGAAAATTCTCTGGATATCAAGGATAGTTTTGCGTATGATACCTATACGGTTACCGGATTAGTACGGTCGCCTTTGTATATGAACTCGGAGAGAGGAACGACTACGATTGGAAATGGGAAAATAGATGCTTTTGTCTTTATACCCCAGGAGGGATTTTCTTTTGATTATTATAAAGAAGTCTATGCCTGTGGTGATATGAAAAATGTGGCGTTTACAGATGAGTATCAGAAGGAAATTGATGACCATACAGATACAGTAGAGCAAGGGGTTACCTCCGTTATTGAAGCACGATATGTGAAAGAAATTGCAGAGGCGAAAGAAGAAATTGCGGATGCAAGGCAGGAACTTGCGGAAAAGACAGCCGAGGCGCAGCAGGAGCTTTTGGATGCAAAGTCAGAATTGGAAGAAGGGGAAGCAGCACTGACACAGGGAAAGCAGGAACTTCAAGAGGCAAAGAATACGCTAGCAGAAAAGGAACAGGAATTAAGAGAAGGGGAAGTAGCACTTGCAGAAGGGGAGAATGCACTTGCCAAAGCAGAACAAGAGCTTACAGAAGGAGAAGCAGCACTTGCAGAAGGAGAAGTACAGTATCAGAAGGGATTGGCAGAATATCAAGCAGGGCTTGCTGCGTATCAACAAGGGCTTGCCGGGTTAGAAAGGAGTCGGAGCCAGTATGAACAGGCAAAGTCTCAGAAGGAACAGTTAGAGTTGGCTGGCCTGGGGGATGCACTGAATCAGAATGAAATGTATTTGGCATTGAAACAGGCGGTTGAGGAGTTCGAAGCAAATGAACTACAATTGCGTGAGACGAAAGTGCAGTTAGATGTGGCAAATGCTCAGCTTATAGAAAGCCGAGCAAAGTTAGATGCTAGTCAGTCTCAACTTGCAGCAGGACGTCAACAATTAGAGGCAAATCATGAAAAACTTACAGGAAGTCGTGTGCAGATTGCAGATGGAAAGAGTCAGATTGAGAACGGAAAGAATGAAATAATTCAGGCAGAGCAGGAAATTGCGGAAAATGAGAAGACTTTGGCCGATGGATGGAAAGAATATGAAGATGGCGTGACGGAATTAGAAAACGAAACGACAAAAGCGGAGCAGAAGATTGCGGATGCAGAAGAGGAACTTGCAGCCGTGGAAGAACCAAAGGCTTATATATTGAATCGGAGTATGAATGTGGGATATGCTAGTTTTGAAGGTGATGTAAATATTGTAGAAGCAGTTGCCAAAGTTTTTCCGGTATTCTTTTTCCTCATTGCAGCACTGGTATGTTCCACTACTATGACCAGAATGGTAGATGATGAACGAACCCAAATTGGAACATTGCGAGCATTAGGATATACAGAAGGAGCGATTCTTTCTAAATATATCATTTATTCCGGAAGTGCAGCGGGAATTGGTACAGCGATTGGATATTTTCTGGGATCACGTCTGTTTCCTATGGCAATTTGGATAGCCTATGGTATGTTGTATGGATTTACAGATACCGTTATTACTGTGGATAATGTATGGCTATTTTTATTATCATTGTTGGTAGCGTTGTTGTGTTCTGTGGGAACTACCTTTATGGCATGTCGCTTGGAGCTGGCGCATACACCGGCGGATTTGATAAGACCAAAAGCACCATCTGCCGGAAAAAGAATTTTACTGGAAAAGATTTCAATTGTCTGGAAACATTTGAAGTTCTTGCATAAGGTATCAGCCAGAAATATATTTCGTTTTAAAAAGCGTATGATTATGATGATACTTGGTATTGCAGGCTGTACGTCGCTGGTAATTGCGGGATTTGGAGTGAAGGATTCTGTGTCCAATATTGTCAATAACCAGTATGACGAGATTTTACAGTATGATATCAGTGCTACTTATACCAAAGCGATTACAAAAGCGGTGCTGGAAGAGATTGAAGAGCAGTTTGGAAAAGCGATTACCGGCAGTGCAGTGCTACAAGAGGCATCTGCGGATGCTCCATATGAAAATGGTAGTAAAACAGTGACGTTGCTGGTATCGGAAGATGCAAAAATTAATCAATGTGTGAATTTCCATCTGGATGAGAAGTCAGTAGAGTTGCCGAAAAAGGGAGAGATTCTCATTGATAACCGGTTGGCAGAGGTACTTTCCTTAAAAATAGGAGATGAGGTGACCCTACAGGTAGGTGAGAAGAATACAAAGCCTCTAAAGGTAGCAGGAATTTTTGAAAATTATGCTTACTATTACGCCTATGTAACGGCAGAGACCTATGAAGAATATTTTGGAGAAATTTTTGAACCAAAGACGATTTACTTTGCCTTAGAGGAAGGGGCAGATGCCTATCAGATAGCATCATACTTGTCGGATATGAAAAATGCTTCTAATATGACAATAATAGAGGATATGAAGCTTCGTGTGCAGAATATGATGGAAAGTATGAATTATATTGTGGTATTGATTATTTGTTGTGCGGCTGCATTGGCGTTTATTGTATTATTCAATTTAGGAAATATCAATATTTCGGAACGTGTTAGGGAAATTGCAACCTTGAAGGTGTTAGGTTTTTATCCAAGGGAGACTGGTGCCTATGTGTTCCGAGAAAATATGGTACTGTCTATTATGGGGATTATTTTTGGCGTTCCATTGGGCAAGTTACTTCACCGTTTTGTTATGTTGCAAATAAAAATAGATATGGTTTCCTTTGAAATCAATATCCGTCCCCAGAGTTATCTGTATTCTGTAATAGCAGTATTAGGTTTTACTTTGTGCGTAGATATTATCATGCGCCGAAAAATTAATAGAATCAATATGGCGGAATCGTTGAAGTCCATAGAGTAA
- a CDS encoding ABC transporter ATP-binding protein, whose amino-acid sequence MAFIEFQKVNKIYQSGDVKVHALKDVSFQIEQGEICVIVGQSGAGKTTLLNILGGMDVLTDGKIFLDGVEVSAFKKKQLANYRRNDIGFVFQFYNLIPNLTALENVEIASQLCKEPLDPATVLEEVGLEERMNNFPAQLSGGEQQRVAIARALAKNPKLLLCDEPTGALDYQTGKAILKLLQDASRKSGMTVLIITHNSALTAMADRVIRVKSGTIAEVCKNEKIVPVEQIEW is encoded by the coding sequence ATGGCGTTTATCGAATTCCAGAAAGTAAATAAAATATACCAGTCCGGTGATGTCAAGGTTCATGCCTTGAAAGATGTAAGTTTTCAGATAGAACAAGGAGAGATTTGCGTCATTGTAGGACAGTCGGGAGCGGGAAAAACAACATTGTTGAATATATTGGGTGGTATGGATGTTTTAACCGATGGAAAGATTTTCTTAGATGGTGTGGAGGTATCTGCCTTTAAGAAGAAGCAGTTAGCAAATTATCGCAGAAATGATATTGGATTTGTATTCCAGTTTTACAATCTTATTCCCAATCTGACGGCGTTGGAAAATGTTGAAATTGCATCTCAGCTTTGTAAAGAGCCTTTAGATCCGGCAACGGTGTTAGAAGAAGTAGGATTGGAAGAGCGAATGAATAATTTTCCGGCGCAGCTGTCCGGTGGAGAGCAACAACGAGTTGCCATCGCCAGAGCTCTTGCCAAGAATCCCAAACTTCTTCTATGCGATGAGCCTACAGGAGCCTTGGATTATCAGACGGGAAAGGCTATTTTAAAACTTTTGCAGGATGCAAGCCGAAAAAGTGGGATGACAGTTCTGATTATTACTCACAATTCTGCATTGACGGCTATGGCGGATCGGGTGATTCGGGTAAAAAGCGGAACTATTGCAGAAGTGTGTAAGAATGAGAAAATTGTACCGGTGGAGCAGATAGAATGGTAG
- a CDS encoding helix-turn-helix domain-containing protein, producing the protein MSTTMAERLKELRLKNQLSQTQVAHKLHITPAMVSSYERGEKSPSLGSLIALADIFHTSADYILGRTSSSRSYLDVTELSNIQIQALQTLIDTMK; encoded by the coding sequence ATGAGCACCACTATGGCAGAACGTTTAAAGGAACTAAGGCTAAAAAATCAGCTTTCCCAGACCCAAGTAGCACATAAACTTCATATTACCCCAGCAATGGTCTCTTCTTACGAAAGAGGTGAAAAATCTCCTAGTCTGGGTTCTCTCATAGCACTTGCAGACATTTTCCATACATCTGCTGATTACATTCTTGGCAGAACCAGCTCTTCACGTTCCTATCTTGATGTAACGGAATTGTCTAATATTCAAATTCAAGCGTTACAAACTCTGATTGATACCATGAAATAA
- a CDS encoding helix-turn-helix domain-containing protein: MRKVDEIGTMLKKQRMVHSVSAEEMAEKLNVCTNTIRRYEKGEGIENFQTIESLSKEYKIPLMKLLFTPEEIRNGANQTEIEQVNLTIQQMPSDAREIICTFIKEIAGCLERNK, from the coding sequence ATGAGAAAAGTGGATGAAATTGGCACAATGTTAAAAAAACAAAGAATGGTACATTCTGTTTCGGCAGAAGAAATGGCAGAAAAGCTTAACGTATGTACAAATACAATTCGAAGGTATGAGAAGGGAGAGGGAATAGAAAACTTTCAGACAATTGAAAGTTTATCTAAAGAATACAAAATTCCGTTGATGAAATTATTGTTTACACCAGAAGAGATTCGCAATGGTGCGAATCAAACAGAAATAGAACAAGTAAATTTGACAATACAGCAGATGCCATCAGATGCTAGAGAAATAATTTGCACTTTTATTAAAGAAATTGCAGGTTGTTTAGAAAGGAATAAATGA